The region CGCGAGGCCGCGCTCAGCCCGCCCGCTCCTTTACTATCGTGTACAACGCCGGCGGAGCCGTCGATAGGAAGACGATTCCGACTCCGAGCGTCGCGGTGTACTGCGTGTCCGGAACGACGACGAACACGGCGAGCACGAGCCCACAAACACTCGCAACACCGATGAGCGCTTGTGCCCGTCGTGTCTGCCCGATTTCCCCTCGATACATGAAGTACAAGAGGAGTATCGGCGGGAATGCGGTCAGCACCCCTTGCATTGGGTCCGTCACCATGTTACGTTTAGGGGTTTCGCACTCTTGTGTATGCTCTGTCGTGGTCTGTCATTTCTGGAATTGTAGATTCCTCCACTCTACAGTACTACCAGTCCCAGCTACTTGGAACTACTACGGTATCGCCGACTTGGTAGTCACCGCTCGCCGTCGTAATCGTAAACACGTCCACGTTCACGTCTCCGTGTTCTGCGGTGAATATATCGATTATGTTGCATGCCCCATCGACGACTGCACAGCTTGCTGCAAGAACGACCTCATCACCCGGGATCATGTCTGCCAAAGTAGCAACTGTCACTACCCAGCATCCGGAGCTAATCCAATCGCATGCTTCACCCACAGGGATGTCGCTTGCGGACCGTTCGTGGTCGATTCCGATGTAGTTCGTTGCACTTCCGCCTCCGCCCCCGGCATCGAATTCGTCTGTCGACACGTCATCCGCCGCCGCTGAGCCAGTTACCGTACCGAGTCCACCAATTCCAGTACCGACCGCCCCAATCGCTTTCAGCGCTCTCCGTCTACTTTTCGTGTTTTCTTCTCTGGAATCCATTCCATATTCTTAGCAAAGTAGTGTTGTATTAGTTTTTTTTCAAACACTTTCAAACCCTTCCGATGTTTCTCACACCCCGGGCATTTATGAATTATTTTCTCTTCTCCAACTCGAACAACTCGTACGCGTTCTCACACGGCGGCCCCTGCGTCGCGTAGAGCTCTCGCTTCTCCAAGTCCATCACGACGGAGACGTTCGTCTCGGAGCGCTCCGGCTCGGGGTCGGACTCGTCGGGGTGCATGCAGATGCTGGCGGGCCGGCCGAAGTGGTCACGGAGCGCCTCCTGTGCGCCCGCCACGTCGAGGCTCCCGGACTGCTTCGAGAGCAGTCGGCGAAGTCGCGGCTCCCGACAGAGTGTGCTGGTGGCGATGCGTTCGAACTGGCTGTCGACCCGGTCGCGGTCCTCGAAGTGGTTGGCGTGAGTCAGCAGCCCGTCCTCGGGGTAGAGGTAGTTCTGAATCTCGGGGGCGAGTTCGAGGTCGATCATCTCGCCCTCGGCATGGGCCAGCAGCACGTTCGCGGAGTTGGCGCGGTCCCGGTCGATGAGCGGCTGGATGGCGCCGTGGAGGCTGTCGGCCAGCATCGCCTCGCGAAACCGGACGTGATACGGCTTCTTGAACGGGTTCGTGCCGTCACCCTCGGCGACCAGGCCGTTGAGCAACATCCCGATGCCGTGCTCGTTCAGCCCGACTTTGCCGCCGACGATGCCCGCTTCGGTCATCGTGAGACTGTTCGGCCCGTCCTCGGGCCGGAGGTCCATGAGGAAGGTGTCGATATTCGGAATCCAGTCCCAGTTCTGCCCGATGAGGGTGCGCCCCTCGGCCGTGATCTCTGGCTGGGCCCCGAACGCTGTACAGCCGTCGGGTGCTGCGTCCTCCTCGGTCGCCTCCGCGGCTTCGGCGTAGGCGCTGTACATCACTTCCCAGCGAGCGTTGAGCACCGTCACGTCCAGCAGGTCCACGTCGGCGCCCGCGGCGACGCTCTCCATCTCGGTGAAGTAGTCGGCGTTGGCGTCCTCAATGACCCCGACGAACTGTTCGGCCTGGTCGTAGACAGTGTCGCGGTCGGCGCCGTAATGCTCGAACACGTCGAGGTAGCGCTCGACGTTCGCCGCAATCTCGTCGGCGAACGCCTCGCCGTGGGTGCGCCCCCGCTGTTCGGGGTCGCCGGAGAGAACGAGTCGTTCGAGGCCGCCCTGGTGGCTCATATGTACTCGCGGCGTTGGCCGGGGAATACGGTTTCAGACCCGGCAAAAAGCGCTGCTTTTAGCTGGACACGTTCGGAACAACCCGGAACCACGCACCGCCAGTTCGGCCGGATTTATCCCGCCACCGCACCCACAGTGAGGTATGTCGACACCAGTCGTCGTACACGCAACGCGGACGCCGCAGGGCAAAGATGGCGGCGTCTTCGCCGACACGCGCGGCGAGGACCTCTCGGTCGCCCTCATCGAAAACGCGCTGGGGGAGACGGACCTCTCGCCCGAGCAGGTCGACGACCTGATGTGGGGCGTCGCCCAGCAGCGTGGCGAGCAGGACAACAACGTCGCGCGGGTCATTGCGCTGCTTTCCTCGCTAGGTGAGGGGACGCCAGGGACCACCATCAACCGCTGGTGTGCCTCCTCGATGCAGGCGGTCATCTCCGCGAGCGACGCCATCGCGGCGGGCAACCGCGACTGCATCATCGCCGGCGGCATGGAGAGCATGTCGCGGGTCCCGATGGACGGGGATTCCTACCAGGCGCTCCACCCGGAGCTCGGCGAGCAGTACAACATCTTCCAACTCCAGATGGGAATGACCGCCGAGAAGGTGGCCGAGGAGTACGGCGTCTCCCGCGAGGAGCAGGACGAGTACGCCGCCCGCAGCCAGCAGCGAGCCGTCGAGGCGACTGAGTCGGGCCGCTTCGACGACGAAATCCTCCCCATCGAAACGGAGGATGGCGTTGTCGAGGCAGACGAGGGGATCCGCCCGGGAACCACGGCAGAGAAGCTCTCCGGCCTCCCGTCGGCGTTCACGGGCGACGGCACAGTAACGGCGGGGAACTCCAGTCAGATATCCGACGGCGCCTCGCTCGTGATGGTCACCTCTGAGGCGTTCGCCGAGGAGAACGACCTCGACATCGTCGCGGAGATTGGTACCAACGAAGTCGTCGGTGTCGACCCGACGGTGATGGGTATCGGGCCGGTCCCCGCAACGAAGGGGCTGCTCGAGCGCGCCGGGACCGACATCGAGGAGTACGACCTCGTCGAGCTCAACGAGGCGTTCGCCTCCCAGTGTGTCTATGCACAGGAGGAACTGGGGATTTCGGACGACCAGTTCAACGTCAACGGCGGCGCCATCGCCATCGGCCACCCGCTGGGCGCGAGCGGCGCGCGCCTCCCAGTGACGCTCCTGCACGAGATGCAGAAGCGGGGCGATAGTCGAGGGTTGGCGACGCTCTGTGTCGGCTTCGGGCAGGGTGCGGCGATCGAGTTCTTGATGGAGTAGCTTCCGTTCTCTGTATCGGTAGGCGATTTTTTGTTGGCGTGGTTCTGTGATGGGTAAACTACTCTTTCCGCGACCACGGACAGTACCGCGGAGTTCCCTAGACCTCGGAGAACCCGGACCGCTCAGCCCACACTCCTCCCCAGCCGACTCCTTCGTTCGCAGGCTCGCTCAGTCGTCCCCCGGGAGAGCAGCGCTCTCCCGTGCCCTCGTTCGTTGCATCGCCGGCTTCGCCGGCTGCTAGCGGGATCGAAGATCCCGCCCTGCTCACGAGGACCTCGCGCGCTCGATTCGCACACGGAGGTGCTCACGCTTTGCGCCAACAGCCTCGGTAGTGCTGTAGCGGTGGACGCTCGCAGTCACCAAATGTCGGTGACTGCGTGGGGAGGATGCGGGGA is a window of halophilic archaeon DL31 DNA encoding:
- a CDS encoding peptidase C45 acyl-coenzyme A:6-aminopenicillanic acid acyl-transferase (PFAM: Peptidase C45, acyl-coenzyme A:6-aminopenicillanic acid acyl-transferase~KEGG: chl:Chy400_2318 peptidase C45 acyl-coenzyme A:6-aminopenicillanic acid acyl-transferase) → MSHQGGLERLVLSGDPEQRGRTHGEAFADEIAANVERYLDVFEHYGADRDTVYDQAEQFVGVIEDANADYFTEMESVAAGADVDLLDVTVLNARWEVMYSAYAEAAEATEEDAAPDGCTAFGAQPEITAEGRTLIGQNWDWIPNIDTFLMDLRPEDGPNSLTMTEAGIVGGKVGLNEHGIGMLLNGLVAEGDGTNPFKKPYHVRFREAMLADSLHGAIQPLIDRDRANSANVLLAHAEGEMIDLELAPEIQNYLYPEDGLLTHANHFEDRDRVDSQFERIATSTLCREPRLRRLLSKQSGSLDVAGAQEALRDHFGRPASICMHPDESDPEPERSETNVSVVMDLEKRELYATQGPPCENAYELFELEKRK
- a CDS encoding acetyl-CoA acetyltransferase (KEGG: hla:Hlac_1850 acetyl-CoA acetyltransferase~TIGRFAM: Thiolase), with the translated sequence MSTPVVVHATRTPQGKDGGVFADTRGEDLSVALIENALGETDLSPEQVDDLMWGVAQQRGEQDNNVARVIALLSSLGEGTPGTTINRWCASSMQAVISASDAIAAGNRDCIIAGGMESMSRVPMDGDSYQALHPELGEQYNIFQLQMGMTAEKVAEEYGVSREEQDEYAARSQQRAVEATESGRFDDEILPIETEDGVVEADEGIRPGTTAEKLSGLPSAFTGDGTVTAGNSSQISDGASLVMVTSEAFAEENDLDIVAEIGTNEVVGVDPTVMGIGPVPATKGLLERAGTDIEEYDLVELNEAFASQCVYAQEELGISDDQFNVNGGAIAIGHPLGASGARLPVTLLHEMQKRGDSRGLATLCVGFGQGAAIEFLME